The nucleotide sequence aatagatcgcagattttcatattaagttcaaaaattgatgttttgtgcatttttcttaaaccgttagtaacgctttaagccatgaaacagaaatattaaaGTCTGATTTGATCTCCAAcattcttttatcattggtatgcagatatttatgcaaagatttgctctttccaagacaataaaataaaaaagttgtaaaaacggtatatctgtgagagtgcagctttaagtacaAGGAATATTTATATAGACCTGGCAGGCTAGGGGTGCCTTTACGTACTGCTGGTAGTCCTCTACAGATTGAACCATCAACTTTGTCAAGGGCAAGCCAGTGGTCGACGAAGTACATAAGCTTATCACTGCTATCCTCATCATACATTCACACCTAAGTACAAAGACAAAGTGCAAGACAGAGAATTAGTAGAGAGGCTAAATAACAATCTCAGATGTCATGTATTATTTACAGAACAGATATAGAACTATGGCCCATTATAGGATTTTAGGGCGATGTATGTTAGTACAAATCACGATTCTCATAATGATCATTATACTTAGCTTCTAGTGGCTTAAGTTAATCAAAAGGAATGCACAATAAAATCAGCAATATCATACATGATCAAGCCTCCAGTCAGGTTAGAGCCAGAATTGTCACATTCTAGTCGGATCTTGGTTACTCAGCAAACCTGCCCGGTGCTGATATGGAACTCAGACTTGGCCCCGGAAGTGAATGCCAGAGTCCCAGGTTCTAAAGATGAGAAGAGGAGGGCTGCAGTGTGGCCACTGGTGCCATACATGGTGATTTGAACCTTCCCTGTGGTGGCCGTCCTTTTACCCTCGCTAGTCTTCACAGTCACTGTACATGAGCAACCTAATTTAACAACTGTTGAATGGCTAGTGAATAAATTCTTCTTTCACAATCATGCTGGGGGTGCCTGATTTACTTTTAATCAAAAGGTGGTGATCTACCTCAaactttcagttttgttttgtttttggtaaCTTTCAGTTGAAAtggtttttgaaataaaagtttattaagtGCGAACTGgattttttcttttcctttgtTGATGgttgttttttgtgttaatGACATCTGAACGTTATTACTTTTATTcactaaaacattattttttaattccatCAAAGCATCACAAAATTTTCGAAAAACAGTACACTACAAAATTAAACAACGTTTCTTACACAAGAACAGCGCATAatctttataaataacattttgagtCTAGTAAGTACTGATCATTCTAAACAATGTATGTACCAAATAGTTTAAGCCAAGTACATACCAATGATTCTCAACAAAGTGTGTACCAATCATTCTGAGGAGAGGTCTATAAATAATTCACAGCCAAGTACATTCTGAGCCAAGTATGTACTAATCATTCTCAGCCAAGTACTTACCAATCATTCTCAGCATCGTCTCCATGTGGCAGTTATCGTTGTGCGAGTCCAGCCAGGGGCCGCACTGGAACACGTGCCTTATGTGTGACTTGTCCTCGCTCCTTTCTGTGACAACAACCATCTCCACAAAGAAGCCAGCCCTGTGTCCCCTACCATCATGACACAACGAGAGTTGCTCCAGAGTCTCAAGATCCACAACTTCAAACAAATGTGTCCAACTGCAAAATGAGTAATAGCAAAAGCTTGTTAACATTTAACTTTAActagagtgtggtcttgtgttgtggagaAAATCAAAGTACAATGAAACCTACTTGTCCGGCTTAGTGAGCACTAACCAAACATAAAGTGACTGGTTGTCACCCTAGTCAACACATCAGGGACATACTAGGCCAGAGAGGAATACATAGtaacctccggatactggttgtcaccCTAGTCAACACATTAGGGACATACTAGGCCAGAGaggaatacatagtgacctccggatactggttgtcaccCTAGTCAACACATTAGGGACATACTAGGCCAGAGAGGAagagtgacctccggatactgctTGTCGCCAAATGAAACACATAATAATTGTcaccctagtagacacattatagggacaaactaggaCAGAgctgaatacatagtgacctccggatactggttgtctcCCTAGTAGACATATACTAAGTCAGAGATGactacatagtgacctccggatactggttgtcgccctagtagacacattaaaaggacatactaggtaagagatgaatATATAGTGACTCCGGATACTGGTtatcgccctagtagacacattatagggacatactaggtcagagctggatacatagtgacctccggttactggttgtcgccctagtagacacattatagggacatactaggtaagagatgGATACATAGTGACATCCGGATACCGGTTGTCGCCcaagtagacacattatagggacatactaggtaagagatggatacatagtgacctccggatactggttgtcgccctagtagacatattatagggacatactaggtaagagatggatacatagtgacctcctgATAccggttgtcgccctagtagacatattatagggacatactaggtaagagatggatacatagtgacctccagATAccggttgtcgccctagtagacatattatagggacatacacatgtactaggtaagagatggatacatagtgacctccggataacggttgtcgccctagtagacacattataaggacatactaggtaagagatggatacatagtgacctccggatactggttgtcgccctagtagacacattatagggacaaactaggacagagctggatacatagtgacctccggataccgGTTGTccccctagtagacacattatagggacaaactaggacagagctggatacatagtgacctcgggatactggttgtcaccctagtagacacattatcgGGACAAACTAGGAcagagctggatacatagtgacctccggatactggttgtcgccctagtagacacattatagggacaaactaggacagagctggatacatagtgacctccggatactggttgtcgc is from Mya arenaria isolate MELC-2E11 chromosome 9, ASM2691426v1 and encodes:
- the LOC128246903 gene encoding uncharacterized protein LOC128246903, with translation MLTSFCYYSFCSWTHLFEVVDLETLEQLSLCHDGRGHRAGFFVEMVVVTERSEDKSHIRHVFQCGPWLDSHNDNCHMETMLRMIGCSCTVTVKTSEGKRTATTGKVQITMYGTSGHTAALLFSSLEPGTLAFTSGAKSEFHISTGQVC